The Spirochaetaceae bacterium genomic sequence TTACCGAAGCCGATATAGAGGCCGTTACGAAGGTTTTACGCTCGGGCTGGCTTACCACCGGCCCGGTTTGCGCCGAGTTTGAGGCCATTTTAACTGCCTATACCGCCGCCGCCGGTACTATCGTGCTTAACAGCGCCACTGCCGCGCTCGAGCTGGCTTTGCACTTTTTAGGGATTGGCCCCGGCGATGAAGTTATCGTGCCGGCTTACACTTATACAGCAACGGCTTCG encodes the following:
- a CDS encoding DegT/DnrJ/EryC1/StrS family aminotransferase, yielding MTVPFSPPDITEADIEAVTKVLRSGWLTTGPVCAEFEAILTAYTAAAGTIVLNSATAALELALHFLGIGPGDEVIVPAYTYTATAS